The Bos indicus x Bos taurus breed Angus x Brahman F1 hybrid unplaced genomic scaffold, Bos_hybrid_MaternalHap_v2.0 tig00002747_arrow_arrow_obj, whole genome shotgun sequence genome includes a window with the following:
- the CLDN34 gene encoding claudin-34, which yields MSLLINSANCQIVGFAVATIGWILGTTAMGFVEWRVWYLDNASQFSGLACMGMWRVCVFRQTNITTATSCHSYSYHDTYLPLDIRVSQHLLLMASILGLLGKASVTFALKNVSMGILENTTTYKAFVISGILHIAAGICISVAVIWNYHSVMTEEGIVFPPSFNIPFKPYAQKIGNTVIVACLAAFALFLGGWFFLSYKLPLDNQVHPEVSGM from the coding sequence ATGTCCTTGCTCATCAACAGCGCCAATTGCCAAATAGTAGGTTTTGCAGTAGCCACTATTGGATGGATCCTCGGCACCACTGCCATGGGCTTCGTGGAGTGGCGAGTATGGTATCTAGACAACGCCTCACAATTCTCTGGTCTGGCCTGCATGGGAATGTGGAGAGTCTGTGTCTTCCGTCAAACCAACATCACCACAGCTACCTCATGTCACAGTTACAGCTACCATGATACTTACCTACCTCTTGATATCCGTGTTTCTCAACACCTCTTACTGATGGCCAGCATTCTAGGACTCTTGGGGAAAGCCTCTGTTACTTTTGCACTTAAAAAtgtgtccatgggaattcttgaGAATACTACTACCTACAAAGCATTTGTCATTTCAGGAATTCTCCACATAGCTGCTGGTATCTGTATCTCAGTTGCTGTCATCTGGAATTACCACTCTGTGATGACTGAAGAGGGCATTGTCTTCCCACCATCTTTCAATATACCCTTCAAGCCATATGCTCAGAAAATTGGCAACACTGTTATAGTGGCATGTCTAGCTGCCTTTGCGCTGTTCTTAGGTGGGtggttttttctctcttacaaatTACCCCTGGATAACCAGGTGCATCCTGAAGTATCAGGAATGTAG